The genomic region TTAATCCGAGGGACTGAACCAGCGATTAGCTACACGGAATAAATCCTCATGTTATATGGGACTATATACGTAATTTAACATTGAAGGAGGCCAAATTTACCTTCAGAACACTTGTTCAAGGAAGGGATTTATCTACAATGCGCAGGGAAAGCTCAGCAAACACTTTAGAATCATGAAGGTCTTCTGAACCATCCAATTCCAAGTAAAGTGAAATATGAGTACCCTTCCCATCATAATTTCCTTTCGGACAAAGCTGAATCTTCCTCCAGCGACCATCACAAGAGGTATATGAGAACATTTCAAGATTCCATTAACCTTTCAAGTTTAAATAAAAGGCGCAGTTTTTTACATTAGAAGAAAAACTACAACTTGACACCTTAAGGGATAATGTAAACATTATGTACGTACAAATTGCATGTGTAGTTCAAACCTCTGAAAGTGTATCCATCTCTTTTATGTTAGATGAAAATTGACTTCAGCAAAGAAAAGgtcactagtacaaaaacatattTGCGCGACAGCAACTTGCGCAACGGAGCAAATTGTGTTGCGCAATGGTGACAACAAAGTGTCACACAGGGACATTTTGCGGAAATCTACTTTGCGCGATGAAGATTTGTGTTGCACAAAACATCTTCGCGCAACAAAGGTGTACCTTTGTCGCGCaatgttgggaaaaaaaaagcCGTCAAAGTCTTGGTTTGGTGGCAAAAACTTGCGTGACACACAGACAGTGTCGCGCAAACGTCCTTTGCGCAACGTTTTGTTTCACCATTGCGCAAAGACTATTTGCGCGGCACGGTATATGCGTCGTCGCACAAGTTTTTGCTCCAAACCAATACTTCAACCGCTTTTTTTTCCCAACATTGCGTGACGAAGGTGTACATTCGTTGCTCAAAGCTGTTTTGTGCAATAGAGGTAcaccttcgtcgcgcaaaactgTTTTGCGCAATGAAGACTGCCGTTGTGCAAAACTGTTTTGCGCGAAGGGAGTGTACCTCCGCCGCGCAAAGTCAACGACTTTTTCATCTTCACTAAAGCAGTTTGGGAGGCAAAAACTGCAAACCTAGTTGCAGCAGCTACCCTCCTCCCCCATCTCTCTTCAAAACCTTCTCCAATCCCTCCCTTGCTCTTAAAGTTATCATACAAATATTTCATCTCTCTTCATCATGCAATCCCTCCCTTGCAAGCCAGGACTGGAGAAATCGGCGATGGCAAGATTTTTGGTAAGTCTCTAAGCTTGTTCATTTTGAAACTACAAAGATACAGTCTACAGTAAGCACGTAAGcatgttaaaataaaatttaaatgaatAATTATTACTTTAACATGTTAATATCGATTACTttaacatatataattattaaattgTGTTGAACATGATGTAAACTGAATTAAACTATAACACCTATATAAGTTAGCTTATTTTTAGACAATTTTTTAGGTATACATAATTGTTTGATGGCTTTGCACCTTTCTATTTTGTCACCTACAGATGTTCTAAGAGAAACACATACCCCTCCAGAATCTGGGAGGATCAGAATTGTTTGATGGCTTTGAACCTTTCCATTTTGTCACCTACAGATGTAGATACGTGTTGTCGTCGCGCAAAGACATTTTGTGCGATGCAGGTTGTCTCTTCGTCGCACAAACCCTGCTTTCGACGAAGATTTCATTGGGCTAATTTTCAGGCTACGTTTTTtgattttgcgcgacgaaagtaCTTACATCGcgcaactgtttttttttttgtactagtggGTATTGATAAGATAGTAAATTGAAAGCCTATTGGAGATACGATTTCAGGTCTTCAGCAATTAAGAGTTGTGAGTAGTAACTCTCAGCATCTAACATTGAAAAGTTCTCAACCTTCCAAACATGCTTGCACTTAACAGCATCCTTGATCATTGATAGACGCTCTCCCTTTCCTATTCTTCTTCCTTTACAAACAAAAACGTCCGCTCCAAATACACTTCCATGAGCTATCCATTGGAAGCATTAGTAAACGCTTTAAGAGGGATGAATTGATCAAAACCCGAATAAGGCATACTCCCATGAAAACACTTTCCCTTTTCATTGACATCTAGTTAAGAAATGCAACATAAAAATGGATCACCAAATTAAAAGTAAGActaagaaaatatgaaaaagaatGACTCGTCACATCTACTTGATGATGCAATACCTTGAAAAACCAAGTACATCCCTTTATTCTGATCAAGCAAAAAGAACCGAAATCAACATAAACTTCCCAACCAGTCTGTAGGGAACCAGCATCCGCCATTTCCAAGTAGGGAGAGATTTGGCCTGCCACATTCCTAGTTTTGTTTCCATTTGGGTAGAGCACTAGTTTCCTGTGaccaaacaaaaatataattgcaaaatattgttttttttttttggtattgatGAACGACTTGAAGAATCGAAAAATATAATTGCAAAATAACCAGATCGAGTTCCGgtgagttttttaatttttttttctagtaattttttgcttttggaAATGCCAAGATACCGGGAAATAATGCACTTGGAATTTGGAAATATGGAAATTTATCCTTGTTTACGATCTTTTGGGGCACGTTTGTTTGGCTTCACTAACCTGAATTGGACTAGATTGGACTAACTTTTAGTGTAATCCTCTATTTGTTGGCTACCAGGACTAAGTttaatggtattaagtgggactCGTTTTTACTAACTCCTTCGTTAGGTGGTcctagcgagaccccccaaatACTAGCGGACTAGCTAAGACCGTCATCGTCCTCCTGCTCGCTCACCTTTTCGTGTTCGTCCTGCTCACCCTACTTGTCATGCTCGTCTTGATCGTCTTGATCGATCTCATCCTGATCGCTGGAGTAACTTCATCGGCCACACTCGCTCGCTCGAGCAGGCCAAGAAATCGtcagtctctctctcacttatcatttacaaattcatttgttgtttTGATTATGTGAAATCCGGATTGCTTTGATTCTATGAAATCTGGGTTGGTCTTATGCTGTGAAATTGCTTGTTCTTCAATGATTTCTGCTTCTGGGTATTTTATGATGTAGTTGTACGGATTTGATTTCTGCTTCTGTGAAATTGCAAGTTCCATTTGTTGCCACTGTAAGTTAATTCATCTGTTTCTCTTGATTCAGTCTTTGACTACATTGTTTAGGTGACTTTTAACCTCCTGCATGAAGCTACTTGATATTGTATCTGTCAATCTATGCGAGGTACAAGGTTTATCTTTCTATTTACTAATTTATCTTTAGGGGAATTTTGTCATAATGAGTTAGATAAGGGCTTTCTTGGGCTTATTTAGCATTATAATCAATTAATAAATGGGTCATATGGATCATAATTGTTGCATAAAGTAGTTAATTGGTTATCAATATCATCTGTAAGGAGTGATGTCTGGATTAAGTTTGCAGCTCTATTCCTTTGTTTGGCAGTTTTGTATGGGTTGGATTTGAGCATGAATCCTAGATTGTAAGATTATGGTGCCCTTTAACTAAAGCTTGTCATGTATTTGATGGAAATAATATGAAATAAGCACAACTGGTTGCTGATGGTGATCCAATGTAGTTTTTGGGACCTAATGAGACAATGCTCTGGATACCTGAAACGTCGGTACTGAAAATGAAACATGATTGAGAAAGTCTTAGAAAAACATCCTACCTTTATTTATCGGTACGTCAGATAGGCACACTCTTTCTTTTGCTTTATTTTTACAGCCaattctctgtttctctctgATAGAATTGATGATATCGGAGCATTGATCTCCTTAACCTCATTTCCTTCAATGATTGGCTATACTTTCTTATGATATCAGAATAGGTTTTGCAGAAGGGGTATGGATGGTGggcatgattgatgagattaAAATGCCTGTTACGGAAACCAACCGAAACCCAATATTAGTTGACACAAAGACTTGTGTGAAAGATACACTTCCTGCTGAACTACAACGAAGAAATGGAAGGTATTCACCTTTATTAGCTTTTGTTTTGGGCTGATGTTTTGTTGCCATTGATGaggaaatgcaccaaaatgaagTGCGGAGTCTGCGGACTATACTAATACACCAAGTTAGAGAAAAGCAGTAGCGTTGGTGATGTTTCAATCAGCATCCTCAGTAAGTGTACAAAGAAGCACAATTCTTGGAGTTGCTTCTTTGGGGTAATTGATGTGTTGGTTGTGCCGTGAATGTCTTGTTCATATTATATCGTAGCCGTTGTTTGATTCAATTGTTGTAAGTTATTCTTTGGACGAAATCGTTAAACAAGAGTTGtaaaattcaattgttttgtaTGGAAAGCTACGCTCAAGGTGCAAAGGATGTCTCTTTATCAAATATAGAAAAGTCATACAGTGATGTTACAATTGTATGTTAAAATTAGGATGAATGAATATGGTATTATTCATGGATTTTGGGAGGCTGTGAAGAAGAAATCGAAATTTTCTTCCTCCAAATTTGTGGTCTGATAAGTTAGAGTTTTTAACAATTTTGGGACATTTGGGTTGCTGAATGTTTATAGATTTCTGAATTTTAGAGGATTAGAAGGATTTTAGACCAAAAAGTGAGTAAGTTTGATGTACTGATTCTGAATTCCTATGTTGTAGGAAAGCGCTGTTTGTTTTTGCAAATTGCAATGCTGCAATGCACAAAAACTCAATATTTTCTTTCGTTTCCAAGCAATTGCGTTGAGTTTAATGTAATTATCATTTGATTTGACTGTGGGTATTTTGCAGTTGAGTTGGATGTAATTCTATcgttaaaatttgtaatttcactATTTTTCATTATCCTAGtttttagtccgacactgcaccaaacgcttcactaaatcAGTCCAGCTTAGTATATTcaaagccagtccagcttagtccctgaagctagtccagtccgaaataatccggtgcaacaaacgcacccttggTTGATTAGAATTTCTAATTCGTTCAATTTATTTACGCGTTTTTGTTGCTTAATATTTGTTAaagatttaattattattttattagaatTAGATATTGACCCGATTGAGAGATGATGACGTTTTAGTAGCTGACAGATCTTGATGGATGCATGCTCTAAAATGGCAAATTTTTGGTTTGTGTGACAAATTTTAATTCATGTGGATTACATATTTGAAGAAtgcatttttgttcaaaagttgataTTATATTATGTGTTTTGAGATTCACTTTCAGGCAATTTTTATGGGATACTATAGATGCTTTAACCGTttagatatttatttaaaaataaaaaaaatcaaaatttaatgatTAAAAAGTTCGGAGTATTCTATGCTCTCAAGCACCATAGAATGAAAAATGAAACCGAAAACAAGGAAAGGTATATGAAGAGCGAATACATCCATTGAGGCACTAAACCAGTAATTAgctgcaatcataaaaaatgatTCTCAGTTCAATAGTATATTGGAAAAAAGGGTTAAAGGGTGAATCCAAACTAACAGGACTCCTTGGCAAGGAACATCTATCGTAAGCAGCTTTACTCTTACGTTGCAAAAAATTTATTTCCACAAGGGTAAAACATGCAAATAGAGTTGGTTACGAACTTTTAGTAAAAGATAGAATTGGATGAcactaaacaaattaaattgttGACTATATACGGTTTATTGTCCTGTTGCTGAAAACATTCAGTTGCTTTCTGCTAAATACTAGAAGTTCAACATGAGTTTCAACATTTCAAGAGTGCACCAAATGGGCATGCCCCGGACACTGTAGTCTTCAAATTGCAGCACATTCTTGAAGAAACACTAGAATGTTTTCAGAAAATGGACCGTGAGGACAACTGATTGGGCTACCCGAATCCCAAAATGAATTAAACCCTTAAATCTTTCGCTACGAGCAACCAAAAATTGTGAACAATTTTAGTAGGTTGCCGTCGGAAATTCTCGATATTGGCTTTCCACTGAACGCAGGTTCAATACTATATAAGTATGACCAACATGGTAAGCCATCTCGACTGCAACACCTCCAAGAACTAGAGTCTCATCGTCGTTCATGGTGGGAATTTTAGCATGATGGCGGCAATAAAACCACCCTTAATGGAATGTTTTTAGATGTTCTAATCCTTGTTTGCTCGTATGATTATGTAGCAGTAGGATTAGGCAAAATCTTTACCTTTACCATAGTCATGCCTTCCATTCAGCTGGTTTAGGATCCGTAGGGTAAACTCTGCATATATTTGACAGCCAGGAGGAAGAGATTCAGGTTCGGCTAACGCCAGATAAAAAGCCAGATGGGTTCCAACTCCATTGCCTTTTCCATTGGGATAGAGCTGCATCTTCCTGCAACAACCACCAACACGTTTACAACACTTTCAGATAAACAGTGCTTAAGTTTTTGATATCTTCGAGAGAAATTTCTTTATACTAAGAGCGAAATCTAACAAGTTTAGTGTTATATATACCATTTCTGGTCTCCAGCAATGAATGTTTTTGAGTCGTAGGATTCCGCATCTAGCTTTGATACGTTGTCAATCCTCCAAGTATTCTTGTACATAACAGGATCCTTTAACATTGATAGACGCTCCCCTCTGCCTTTGCTTCTCTCTTTAGAAAGAAAAACCTCTGCTCCCAACACACACGTGTCATCTATGAGAAATCCATTTGAAGCTTCAGTGAAATCTTTGTGGGAGAGAAATTGATCGAATCCCCAATCGAGTTTCATCCCATAAAACCTCCTTTCCTTTGGTTCTGAGCAATGCATATTTTAAAAAGATATGAGACGACGCTTCACAAATATGAGAACTATAAGCCTTTTTTATTCGGTGagttaaaagaaagaaatggtACCTTGAAGAACGAAGTAATTGCCGTTGTTCTGATCGAGTATAAACAACCTGAAAACAGCATACACTTTCGAAGAAATCTGGGGAGCAGTTGCTCCAGACATTACCAAGTAGAGAGAGATGTGATCTTTCACATTCCTGTTCTTGTTTCCATTTGGATAGAAAATCAGTTTCCTGCAGCAAAACAGCAATTTGTAGTACTCTAACGCAGCTccgaaaaaagaagaaacaatagCAATTAACGCAAAGCTTATGAGAAAAGGAACAGTAAGAACTTGTTCTCAGAAATAGAGAGAAAAGATTGTACCATTTGTATCCTCCGGCTTCAAAATCCCCAGATTCATATTTCTCCAAGTTATGTTTGGTGAGCAACGAAATCGATTGTACTTTTAGTGTGTAATGGGTTGGTGGTGCATCCGAAATTGTCCTCAGTATCCCTGAAAATAAACGTGTACATTAGCTACTAATTTCCAACTTCAACACACTCAAGCAAACAGATACAGTATCTTACCATCTTGGTCATCGAAGTTGAGACTCGTCATATCAACAAACTTGATTTTCCGATAATTCAATACAAGTTACAAGGGATTCAACCCGGTTTTCTGTTCTAGAACCAAATATGTTTTCCTGCTTATAAGGAAAAGTTAAAGGTGTATTATTCCTAACTTGAAAGCTTTTAAGGATAGAAATGTTATGCTTTGCTTCAAAAGTGTTGCCATTGTTTCATTTGAAAGGTATCCACCACCTGCTTGTAAGGAAAAATAAAGGATATAAATGTTGCATATAACGCTTTACTGCAGTGGCAAAAAGCAATCATACATATGCACCTTAGTGCAGGTTCGATCTCTACCTGCCGATCCCTCCCCCTGAACACTAACAATTGAACCTAGCAACGCTATTGTttgtcaagaaaaaaaaaacgatagaACCGTCAAGCTTTGCTTCAAAAGGTATGCTTTGCTTCAAAAGGTTGCCTTTTTTTCATTGAAAAGGTATCCATCACCTGATTTTAGGTGCTTCAAAACACATATTCtgcaattttatttctttttaaactGTAGAATGGTTACGGTTTAGCATTGTCAGGGACGTTAAGATTACACAAGCAAAACAAAGTTTCAGCTATACACAAGTGATGTTAGTCGTATGACATTACTGGTCAGGACTCGATGTATTTGGCGCTCAACCATATTTTTGAACGAAAAATGCATTTCAATCATTTTTGAAACAAAAGCACAAACTTGAGCCCAAATTCAAAGATAAAAATGCCTTTCAACCACAAGTCATTTGGTGGGAAAGGATTGCTGCTCTAGAGTTCTATTGAAGCGCCACATTCAGTACAAACCATATCGTGGACGCAGAACTTTCATTCATATTCGAAAGTCAGTTAACATCATTTTAGCAACATTGAAACTGAAGACAAGCAGACTGCAGTGCTTTTGCAGCTCCGATGACAGTGACATTGGCCTTCTGtaccaaataaaaatataattgaaaaaTACCCAGATCGAGTTGCGgtgagttttttaattttttttttttagtgatttttgtttttggaaatgCCAAGATACTGGGTAATAATGCACTTGGAATTTGGAAATATGAAAACCTATCCTTGTTTATGATCTTTTGGTTGATTAgaatttcttaatttgtttaatGGCTAAATCTCAATTTACTACCCGCATGTTTCGTAATTTTCAACATATGgtacattaaatttttttcgttccagagtcatacctaaagtgtaaattttgggacagtttcatac from Pyrus communis chromosome 4, drPyrComm1.1, whole genome shotgun sequence harbors:
- the LOC137732627 gene encoding uncharacterized protein — translated: MRAFGYRQSNFDHTLFLKRQNGKLTALIVYVDDMVVTSNDPEERAALQRYLSTEFEMKDLGSLKYFLGIKVSRSSSRIFLSQKKYIIDLLHETGMSACQPVATPLEERLTLSVDPNQVPVDKGRYQREVRAKEFCLKGIITLVLKVILMQTGQVPLMISAQHQVTLRLLGVTWLHEEVRNIMWLLVPAQKPNTEFVDMTSLNFDDQDGILRTISDAPPTHYTLKVQSISLLTKHNLEKYESGDFEAGGYKWKLIFYPNGNKNRNVKDHISLYLVMSGATAPQISSKVYAVFRLFILDQNNGNYFVLQEPKERRFYGMKLDWGFDQFLSHKDFTEASNGFLIDDTCVLGAEVFLSKERSKGRGERLSMLKDPVMYKNTWRIDNVSKLDAESYDSKTFIAGDQKWKMQLYPNGKGNGVGTHLAFYLALAEPESLPPGCQIYAEFTLRILNQLNGRHDYGKANYWFSASMDVFALHIPFLVFGFIFHSMVLESIEYSELFNH